The following coding sequences lie in one Arachis hypogaea cultivar Tifrunner chromosome 9, arahy.Tifrunner.gnm2.J5K5, whole genome shotgun sequence genomic window:
- the LOC112712765 gene encoding FBD-associated F-box protein At5g60610-like, translating into MDRISDLPDCILLHILSFLPTKTAFFTTVLSRRWTHLCHDLQHLEFNQIQFLNRNRIRSGFGSRERLFAIVNWILSRHRVPPIRTFRLTCCLDQFHEFTTVQGFIREVLGPNLQELDLQLSIFDFFDRKVVIPNGVFSCASLVTLRLSGDITFLSPSSPWCGYHLPSLKTLEMHDVAASIDDVAELLSHCTALETLILDLNCRVSEVGLRIHFPLSLKKLNFRSDFDPLRRIGIECRQQFPSICVSNLHNVEEATINVASRGFVLKFLVEFRWLRSLVLGNLVFTCLPQAPPDLIPEFTSLHRLELAVGCFDTRYIMNMLEKCPMLKVLVIVIPEFFTHFVNKDPYAPRRWEHPMKVPVKVPTCLVSHLKVIKIKGYFESRDDRDFFAYVLQHGLVLESLDIQVDLARAEGFPEKLSLLPRSSKACQINFCWNQEKEKEEEEKQASPRGPQQWQQLRTLQEKALLELLQKNPNL; encoded by the exons ATGGACAGGATCAGCGACCTGCCGGATTGCATACTCTTACacatcctctccttcctccctaCCAAAACCGCTTTCTTCACCACCGTCCTCTCTCGCCGATGGACCCACCTCTGCCACGACCTCCAACACTTGGAGTTCAACCAAATCCAATTTCTTAACCGCAACCGTATTCGCTCAGGGTTCGGTTCACGAGAGCGATTGTTCGCCATCGTTAATTGGATTCTCTCACGCCACAGAGTGCCGCCAATACGAACCTTTCGTCTCACTTGTTGCCTAGATCAATTCCATGAATTCACAACTGTGCAGGGGTTCATTAGAGAAGTTTTAGGGCCAAATCTCCAGGAATTGGACCTCCAACTCTCCATCTTCGATTTCTTCGATCGCAAAGTCGTTATTCCCAACGGCGTTTTCAGCTGCGCTTCCCTCGTGACTCTCCGTTTAAGCGGCGACATAACATTCCTTTCGCCTTCTTCTCCGTGGTGCGGTTATCACTTGCCATCACTCAAGACTCTGGAGATGCACGATGTCGCGGCCTCTATTGATGACGTGGCAGAGCTTCTCTCTCACTGCACTGCTCTTGAGACTCTCATTCTTGACTTAAACTGTCGAGTCAGCGAGGTCGGATTGAGAATTCACTTTCCTCTTTCTTTGAAGAAATTGAACTTCCGATCAGATTTCGACCCTCTTAGACGTATTGGTATCGAATGTAGGCAGCAGTTTCCCTCGATCTGTGTTTCCAACTTGCACAATGTGGAGGAAGCTACTATCAACGTTGCTTCGCGAGGCTTTGTGCTCAAGTTTCTTGTGGAGTTTCGCTGGTTAAGGAGTTTGGTCCTGGGTAATTTAGTGTTTACTTGTTTGCCCCAGGCTCCTCCGGATCTTATTCCGGAATTTACCTCATTACATAGATTAGAGCTTGCTGTTGGGTGTTTCGACACGAGATATATAATGAATATGCTTGAGAAGTGTCCCATGCTTAAAGttcttgttattgttattccggAATTTTTCACTCACTTTGTTAATAAG GATCCATATGCGCCACGAAGATGGGAACACCCAATGAAGGTTCCTGTGAAGGTTCCTACTTGTCTTGTATCACATCTAAAAGTGATTAAAATCAAAGGATATTTTGAATCCAGAGATGATAGAGATTTTTTCGCCTATGTTCTTCAACATGGACTTGTTTTGGAGTCACTTGATATTCAGGTGGATCTTGCGAGAGCTGAAGGGTTTCCAGAAAAATTATCCCTTTTGCCAAGGAGTTCTAAGGCGTGCCAAATTAACTTTTGCTGGAATCAG gagaaggaaaaggaggaggaagagaagcaGGCGTCACCACGAGGACCACAGCAATGGCAACAACTtagaacactacaagaaaaagcactATTGGAACTATTACAAAAAAATCcgaatttgtaa
- the LOC112709841 gene encoding FBD-associated F-box protein At4g10400-like: MDRISDLPDCILLHILSFLPIKTAFSTTVLSRRWTHLCHDLQHFEFNQIQYHNRNDTWPEFCSRKRLFATVGWILSRGKAPPIRTFRLTCDLAQFHEYSIVDWFIRKVSGPNLQELNLDLQLSIFGLPDYKFVIPNSVFSCASLVTLRLSGGNITFLSPSSSSCGYRLPSLKTLEMHNVEASIDDVAELLSHCTGLETLILDLNRQVSEVRLRIHFPLSLKKLNFRSDFNPVRIYGIECRQQFPSICVSNLHNVEEATINVTSRGFVLKFLVEFRWLRSLVLGDLVFTCLPQAPPDLIPELTSLRRLELAVGCFDTRYIMNMLEKCPMLKVLVIVFITDLVNKDPHPSRRWEHPVKVPTCLASHLKVIKIKGYFESRDDRYFFAYVLQHGLVLESLDVRVDRARAKVLPRISKACQINFRWNQEKEEEKEALRRGLQQRQHLRTLQEKALLGLLQKNLNL; encoded by the exons ATGGACAGGATCAGCGACCTGCCGGATTGTATACTCTTGCACATCCTCTCCTTTCTCCCTATCAAAACCGCTTTCTCCACCACCGTCCTCTCTCGCCGATGGACCCACCTCTGCCACGACCTCCAACACTTCGAGTTCAACCAAATCCAATATCATAACCGCAACGATACATGGCCAGAGTTCTGTTCACGAAAGCGATTGTTCGCCACCGTTGGTTGGATTCTCTCCCGCGGCAAAGCGCCGCCAATTCGAACCTTTCGTCTCACCTGTGACCTAGCTCAATTCCATGAATACTCCATTGTGGACTGGTTCATTAGAAAAGTTTCAGGGCCAAACCTCCAGGAATTGAACTTGGACCTCCAGCTCTCCATCTTCGGTCTCCCCGATTACAAATTCGTTATTCCCAACAGCGTTTTCAGCTGCGCTTCCCTGGTGACTCTCCGTTTAAGCGGCGGCAACATAACATTCCTTTCGCCTTCTTCTTCGTCGTGCGGTTATCGCTTGCCATCGCTCAAGACTCTGGAGATGCACAATGTCGAGGCCTCTATTGATGACGTGGCAGAGCTTCTCTCTCACTGCACTGGTCTTGAGACTCTCATTCTTGACTTAAACCGTCAAGTCAGCGAGGTCAGATTGAGAATTCACTTTCCTCTTTCTTTGAAGAAATTGAACTTCCGATCAGATTTCAACCCTGTTAGAATTTATGGAATCGAATGTAGGCAGCAGTTTCCCTCGATCTGTGTTTCCAACTTGCACAATGTGGAGGAAGCTACTATCAACGTTACTTCGCGAGGCTTTGTGCTTAAGTTTCTTGTGGAATTTCGCTGGTTAAGGAGTTTGGTCCTGGGTGACTTAGTGTTTACTTGTTTGCCCCAGGCTCCTCCGGATCTTATTCCGGAATTGACCTCATTACGTAGATTAGAGCTTGCTGTTGGGTGTTTCGACACGAGATATATAATGAATATGCTTGAGAAGTGTCCCATGCTTAAAGTTCTTGTTATTGTTTTTATCACTGACCTTGTTAATAAG GATCCACATCCGTCACGACGATGGGAACACCCAGTGAAGGTTCCTACTTGTCTTGCATCGCATCTGAAAGTGATTAAAATCAAAGGATATTTTGAATCCAGAGATGATAGATATTTTTTCGCCTATGTTCTTCAACATGGACTTGTTTTGGAGTCACTTGATGTTCGGGTGGATCGTGCGAGAGCTAAAGTTTTGCCGAGGATTTCTAAGGCGTGCCAAATTAACTTTCGCTGGAATCAG gagaaggaggaggagaaagaggcgtTACGACGAGGACTACAGCAACGGCAACACCTTAGAACACTACAGGAGAAAGCACTATTGGGACTGttacaaaaaaatttgaatttgtaa